The DNA window TGCATGTGGTGCGGTTTGAAACTGATGCCGTGCTTGCCACTGACAGCCTGCAGTGGGTAGAGCCGCTCGAACTTTCCACACTTCGGCTTGCCCCGGCTGTAGAAAAAATCGTCACCAGAGCTTTTTTTGGCGACGATTTCTTTTTCGAAGAATTTGTAGCTTAGGTCGATAGATAACAAGTGATGTTGTAGCCGGCAGAGCTGTTGCCCGATGTGCCACCGACATTAACCGTGGCAAAGTTTGAGTTTGTGTAGTCGTAGTAGCGTATTTGCGCACCGGTTACAACAGTGACAGTCGCAAGGCTTGTCGCGGCTGCAGCTGCAGCGGTCCCGCACCGGTAGTAATTATGCGTAGAAGGAGTTGCCGGGGCGGTGGTAGTAATGGCCGTTCCCGATACAGTAACACCAGTAAGATAATAGGAAAGTCCAGCGGCACCAGCACCGGTGAGTGTGGTTGAGACAGCAGGATAACTGCCTTGCTCAGTTGCATAGAGGTGCGCTTTTTTGGCAAAGCTATTGGCAGAGCTCTGGGCACTCGATGTATTAGCGCGTCGCTGAACACCGTTGAATGCCACGATAGTGATAGCCGCCAGAATAGCGATGATAATAATGACGATGAGGAGTTCGATAATAGTGAAAGCTGGTTGAGTAGTATGCCCACGTTTCATAACGATAGTGTAACAAGCATAACAATAATCAGCAATAGGCGATGTGTTTTTGTGGTGAACACTGACGAGTGGTCACCACTCAGTCGATTGATTGGGGATGAACCGCTTGACGAACCCACTCGTCAATATCGCCCGCACCCATACACACCACCAGCTTGCCATTGGTGCGAGCCCATTCTATGTGTTCCCGCAGTTTGTCGTCTAGTTCGGCGTAGGTTACACGGTTGCGGTTGGTTAGGCGTGCCGTTAATTCTTGCGGCAGTAGCATTGGCAGCGAGGGGTCTTCGCGGGACCGATAGGTAGGTAGCCAATAGATTTCCTCAGCCAGCTCCATACAGGTGGTGTAGCCACTGCGCACATTGTGTTGACGAGTATTTTGATGTGGTTGGTAAACGAGTACGACGTGTTCGCTTAGCTCTCTCGCGAGTTGCAATGTAGCGGCAATCTCGACAGGGTGGTGGCCATAGTCGGTGTATAAGTTATCTGCGAGCTTCTCAAATCGCCGCGATGTTCCCGGGAACGATTCCACGGCGTGCTTTATAAGCGCAGCATCTCCGAAGCCAAGGTATTCGCAGAGCTTTGCTACCAGTGTAGCATTTGCACGATTATGTTGTCCGGCGATTGAAAAGTCGAGTATCTCTGGGTCATGTAATAGCCATGAATGACGGCTGGGTCGAACATCGATTACTGTATCACGTTCCCACATAATTGTGTGTTGCGACTGAGCGATAAACTGAGTAAACGCGTCGGCATAGGTACGCTGAGTGGGGTAGGTGTCGGGGTGATCATAGTCAATGCTGGTAATCAGTGAAACATAGGGGTTAAAATGCAGAAAATTGCGATCGTACTCGTCGCATTCGTAGACAAAGTAGTCGCTTTCTGGATCGAGGTGTCCACTGGGGGCGAAGCTCATTGTACTGCCCACTGAGTAGCTCACTGGCACACCAAGCTGGCGTAATGTCCAGACCGCCATAGCTGTTGTGGTTGTTTTGCCATGTGTACCTGCGACAGCAATAAGCTTTAAATCTTTTTCTTTGATAATACGACCGAGCAGCTCGTCACGCTTGGCAGTATAAATGCCCATTTCGCGAGCCTTAGTGAGCTCGGGGTGGTCGGAGGGGAGCGAAGCGGTGTAGACGACCATGTCGATCGGCTGACTCACGTGACAACGCTCCAAAAACGCTCCAGACTGGTCGTTTGAGATTGCGACTCCCTGTGCGCGCAGCTCATTAGTAACAAGACTGTCATGGAGGTCACTCCCCTGAATTTTGTGTCCTGCGTCGCGAGCAATCTCGGCCAAAGGGCCAATTCCGACGCCACCAATGCCGGAGAAGTAGATGTTCATACGTGTAGTATACCACGAGCGGTATGATATACTACGGAGTAGAAACTGGTGGAAATACAAATAGATATGTTAAGGCGAATTATATATAGGTTACTGCGCCATCGTCATTATTGGCGTTACGTCAATTTCAGTGAGATGGCCGAGCTATACACCTCACGTCTCATGACGATCTTTGCTGCTAATCTAGTCAACCTGTTTGCAGCGGTGTATTTGTATAAGTTGGGCTATGGCGTCGCGTTCATCGCATTATTTTATGCGGCAACTTTTTTGCTGAAAGTCCCGGTTTCGTATCTCGCCGCACAGTATGCGGCTTTCTTTGGTCCTAAGCACGGCATTTTGCTTGCTAATATACTCCGTATACCCTCGCTGGTCGCGTTTGCGCTCGTGCCGCTTTATGGCCTACCTGCACTGCTTGTATTCGGTGTGCTCCAGCAGATTTCGATAGCTATCTACGATCTGTGTTACATGGTTGATTTTTCTAAAGTGAAACATAGTATGCATGCGGGTAAAGAGCTTGGCATGATGCAGATTGTCGAAAAGACTGCTCGCGTAGGCAGCCCGTTGATTGGTGGTGTGATTGCATCGCTGTACTCGCCACAGGTGACAATTGTGCTCGCGAGCGTGATGTTCCTGCTTGCGGCGGTGCCACTATTCAAAACAGTCGAGCCAACGATGACACGTGTCCCGCTGCGTATGTCAGGCTTTCCGTGGCGGCTTGCGATGCCGAGTCTTTTGGGACAAAGTGTGGTTGGTTTCGATTTTATTATCAGTGGTATGGCCTGGACTCTTTTTGTCACCATCGTGATCTTTAGTGGTATGGGTGACGCAGTTTACGCAGCACTTGGAGCTCTCGCGTCACTTGGCGTACTAGTGTCAATGCTTACCGCGTGGGTATTTGGGCGTATTGTAGATAAGAATCAGGGTAAAATACTGCTTACAGTCGGCATTGTGCTAAATACTATCCTCCACATGTTCAGACCATTTGTCACATCTGTCGCTGGGGTCTTGGGAGTAAATATTGTCAACGAAACCGCGACGAGCGCTTATGTGCTGCCGTTCATGCGACATGTGTTTGATGTTGCCGATACCTCTGGTTTTCGGATTACCTACATGATGTATATGGAAGTCGCACTCAATATTGGTGCAGCGCTGGGTTGCGCGGTGTTGTACCTCTGTGTCGTATCACTTGGTGTGCAGTACGGCCTCATGGCGACGTTTGTGATGGCGGCTGTCTACGAATTGCTACTTTTGGTTTCGCGTCGAGCAGTTCGGTAGGTGCTATACTATAAATACTAGCAGATAGGTGGGGTATTTTTAGTGGCCGATAGGCAAAGTGTAAAAAAAAGCATCAAACGGCTACAGCGGGTAAGGACCTGGCAGCTTTTGATAGTTCTGATACTTATGTGTTTTGTCGCAGCGACGTTTTTGCGGCTCAACAACACTGGTATGATCGCCAGGCGCAATGCTGTCGCCGATGCTGACAAATCTGGTAACACCAATGAAATCGCTGCGCGTATATACGATTTACAGCGCTTTTCATCAGCCCATATGAATGCCGATAGCGGCGTATTCTACCTACAGGAGCAGTACAATCGTGACGTTAAAAAGCAGGCTGACGAAGCAGGTACAAATGGCTCAGTTCGAGCACTAGCGATCCGTAAAGAAGCCGATGCAGTCTGTAAACCACAGTTCTATGGCTGGTCGCCAGCATACGTGCGTTGTTATGTGAATGAACTTAATAAACACGGTGCCAATGAAATCAGTGAATCTGAGCTTCTGTTACCCAATTCCGCGCTTTATCGCTACAGCTTTGTATCGCCGCTGTGGTCGCCGGACTTTGCTGGCTGGTCTATAGTTGGTTGCTTGGTTATTCTGATTATGATTACGACTCGACTGATCACCCTAGGGATACTACGGCTTTTGCTCCGCCGTCACTACGAACAACTGTGACATTTATAGCAACTTGGGTGTAATACCTGTTGACACCACCTCTAGGGTACGCTAAGCTAACTCTGTAAGACGCTAATAGGAGGTATAACTTTATGGCTTACAAGCACACTAACTCAAAGGGTGTAACATACTACCTGCACAAGACCGAAGTCACTCTTCGCGGTGGTAAACCACAAACTATCTACTTCTTCGCGAAGGTAGAAAAGAACGCTAAAGGGACTCCAGTAGACCTACCTAGCGACCGCGTAGTCAAAGAAAACCCACGCAACGGTTTCTTGACTGTATCAAAGAAAAAATAGTTCGTACCTTTTTGGTCGAAACCGCACCCCCAGCTACGGCTGGGGGTTTTGCGTAGGGTGTGGAAAACTATATTTCACAAAAAGCTTGCGCTTGTTTCAATACCATAGTATGCTAGGGGTACAAACAAACAGGTGCTAAATTAGTCCCTTTAGGGCTATCCGTGTTGGACGCCCTTAAGGGGCTTTTTGTTATAGTTGACGATCGGTTATACTAGGGCCATGAGTACTATCATTAACGTCAAAAACTTGACCAAGTGTTACGACGATAAGCCCGTCGTCGACGGAATCAGCTTCGAGGTCAAAAAGGGTGAAATATTCGGTATTCTCGGCCCTAACGGCGCAGGCAAGACAACCACGCTTGAAATGATGGAAGCCTTGCGACCAATCGACCAAGGCAGTGTAACGATTGCCGGCATTGATGTCGCGTCGCGACCAGCTGAAATCAAGGAAATTGTCGGCATTCAGTTACAATCGACCAGCTTTCTCGATAAGTTGACACTACGTGAGCAGCTACGGATGTTTGACAGTCTGTATGGTACCGAAGCCAACCCAGATGAGTTACTGGCCGATGTTCAGCTAAGTGATAAAGCCAAAAGTTACGTCGAACAGCTCTCTGGTGGTCAGCAACAGCGCTTTAGTATCGCTGCGGCGCTTATTAATCAGCCGAAGGTATTATTTCTTGACGAGCCCACCACTGGGCTTGATCCGCAGGCCCGTCGCAATCTTTGGGAACTAATTCAGGGGATCAAGAAGCGAGGAATTACGGTGGTGTTAACCACACACTATATGGAAGAGGCAGAACTGCTGTGTGACCGACTGGCAATTATGGATGAAGGTAAAATCATCACCATCGACACACCAAAAAATCTCATCAAACAGCTGCTGAGGCGCGGATTTACCAAGCCGCAAACGGTACAGCAGGCGAATTTGGAAGACGTGTTTATTGATCTGACAGGAAGGGCGATTCGAGACTAATTATGAAACGATACATACAAGGAGTAGTTGGCCTTTTCGTAGCGTATCAGCGCCGCTTTTATCGCGACAAGACTGCTATGTTCTTCACTTTTCTATTCCCATTGATTTTTCTGTTTGTGTTTGGCTCAATTTTCAACAACAACGATATCAGCTTTCGGGTAGCATTGATAAACCGTTCGCAGAATCAGTTTGCAACTGACTTTGTTGCCAAGATTAAAAAAGACAGCAGCTTCAAGGTCAGCGAAAGCATCACGACATTCGATGATGCTAAGCTTCGGATGAGTCGGGGCGAGATTGATACTATCATTGAGCTACCAGAATCTTTTGGTGCCATTAATCCTCAACAAGTGCCAGCGGGTGCATTGAAGGTCTATTATCAGCAGGGCAGCGAGCAATCGGGTCAAACAGTTGCCGCGGTGATGCAGCAGGTGCTCGACGGCATTAATCGGCAGCTTGGTCGTCCCGACCCGGCGCTCAGTGTTGAACGGGTATCGACAGGCGCCAAGGGTGCCAGTAGTTTCGACTATACCTTTTCGGGCTTACTCGGATTTACCATCTTAAGTATGGGTATTTTTGGGCTTGCAAACTCGATGCCACAAGAAAAGCAAAAAGGTGCGTTTCGACGGCTGCGTGCTTCGCCATTTCGCACCAGCCAGCTCATCAGTGCAAATGCATTGCACTACTTGGTGGTTGGCGTGCTGAGTGTTGCGCTTATGGTGATCATCGGTGTGACAGTGTTTCACTTCCAACTTCGCGGTAGTTGGCTGGTCTTTGCGGTATATACACTCGTGTCGGTTGCCACGATGCTTGGTTTTGGGTTGCTGATTGGTGGTTGGGCCAAGAACGAAAATCAGTCGGCGCCGTTATCGAACCTCGTGTCGTTTCCTATGATGTTTCTCTCGGGTACATTTTTCCCACGCTTCTTGTTCCCGGAGTGGCTACAGGGCGTGACCGCCTACCTACCGCTCACCCCAGTCATAGAGGGTTTGCGACGGATTATGACCGAGCATGCCACGTTGATTGATGTATTACCTCAGTTTGGGCTGATAGTGCTCTGGGGTATTGTAATCTACTTCTTGGCGATTCGACTGTTCCGCTGGGAATAACGACATACTATTGCATTTTATTAAAGCTTGTGCTATAATAGTGTACATATGGCCAATGCGATCAAAGAAAAACTCATAACCGGTGACTATATCGACAGTGAAGGTGACGTGCGTACTCCTGATGACTTTGGCTTTCAGGCAGTCGGACCAAATCGATATGGCAGCAGTGATGAACTACTTCCATCAGATGTAACTACGCACATCGACGGGGAGCGTGAAGACTACCTTAATTATGAAGCAACGCGTGATACCATCCGTGTATTGTCGCATGACATAGGCATACATGGTCTCGTGTTGTGCGAAATGGCTGATATCGAAGTAAGTCCAAGGGATAGAGCTATTGCGCTCGAAGATGCCCTGTGGCATACGCTTCGTACCAATCGAAACGTTCATTTTGTTAAAACGAGTAGGGCTCATCATCCTGCTGCTGTTGCTCGATCTGTTGTTGAGCACGCCCTAAAAGCAAACGAAGCCCTTGCTCGTGCGCAAGGTTTAGATCGGCTAGCAGCAGAAGGACTCATGGATCCAATTGACGTTCGCTATAGACAAGTTCAAGCACGTCGCGCTATGTTCGACCAATACGCCGGTGCACATAACCGGAGAAAACGTGCGGAGTTCCGTCGTCGATTGCGACGTCAACAGCAAACTAACCAAGACGAAATAACTCCTCGTTAGACGAGGAGTTATTTAATTGGTGGGGGTGGAAGGGATTGAACCTTCGACCAACAGGTTATGAGCCCGCTGCTCTAACCACTGAGCTACACCCCCAGGGTCTACGCGGTATTATAGCCTATTTTTCTCTGTTAGACTATAATGTTATTACCATGAGCATTGCTGGCAGTATCAGGATTGTCGTCCATTTGTGGCGGCGCTACGGCACGATGAACAATATCGTGACCGCTGGGGCATTACTCGTTGCTGCGGGCTGGGCATGGGGTTCGGTCACAACGATGCAGCGTAACTTTACCTTGCAGCGCGAGGTCGATGCCAAGCGCCGCGAGCTTGAGCTAACTGACCTTGAAGTGCAGACACTGCGATATCAGCAAAATTACTATAGGAGTGATGAGTACAAAGATCTCGCTGCCCGCGAACACCTGGGTTTAGCTTCACCTGGGGAGAAGGTATTGCTACTTCCCCCTAATAGTGAAGCTGTGACTCAATCTGACGCTCGTGCCGCACAGGTAGTGCAGGTCACTAGCGGTGCGACGCTGGCAGCGAGTAATTTCGACCAGTGGATGAACTTTCTATCGGGTGCCAGTGCGAGGGATTTGCAAAACTAGTTTATATCTGGTAAGATGAAGTTTGTGCCGCGGGGTGGAGCAGCCCGGTCAGCTCGTCTGGCTCATAACCAGAAGGTCGCAGGTTCAAATCCTGCCCCCGCAACCATAGAAAAATGCCGTGCCCTTTATGGGCAGGGCATTTTTCTTTAGGTTATGCGGTGGCAGGATTTGGTTCTGCGACAGCACGCGAAGCGTGCGTAGTCGCTGGTTCGTGTAGCGCAGTGAAATTCTGGAAGAGCTTGCTCTTGCCAGAATAAGCAAGCGGAAGAGGCTTTAGCCGATAATCCTGCCCCCGCTAGATTTTGTATTACAACTTATCCCATCTTCTAAGGGACTATCCTTGCTTGTCCGCCCGAATAATCATAGTTTGCCTCGTCTTCACTTCTTGGTAACATGCTTCGTCGACCTCTGCCATGTACGGGCCGGTCGCCTCTTCAAACGTAACGAAACCGTATTGCTCATTCAGGCTGTGAAGAAGCTTGGTATAACGTCCCAAGGCTTCGATTGAGATATGGTAGACGGTATACCATTCGGGTAGGGGGTTCCAGTAACCTGGGTCAAATTCGTACCAGTCTTGTGCGTACACAGCATGCATTTTAGTTGGTATTTCAGTCATAGCGACCTCCTTGTTGGACATGCGCAACAAAAAAGGTTGCACGAATCCGATTAGTTTCGAATATCGCAGCAACCGCACTGGACGCTTCATCTTGCGATGGAAGCCGCAGACCTACTACATAGCTAGTATAGCACTATACGTCCGAAGCACGCATAGACGTTTACAATAGTCGCCATAAAGGCATATGATGAGCGATATGACCTATGAAAAACCTGCAAAAGAGTCGCCCAATACAATCGCTCGGTTAGCGATCATACGTCTGCTCGACAGGCATAACATTGATTATTCATGCTGGGGATATGATGGCTCTAAGGCAGTTGATCAGCTTGTAGAGGAGTTGCTGCAGCAAGAGAGCGTGCTAGAAATTCGCGGTGACATGCTGGTACGACGTGTCGACGGCGTAGCTGTTGACGTTTTTGCAGAAGTGAACGGGCAATATTACAAACTAGTAGAAGACCGACAAGAATACCGTAGTGACGGGGCGGTTCGACGCCGAGAGTTATCGACATCGCTTGGCGAAAAAATGCGGACGGGGGAGGACGCGCTTATGGTCATGGTGCGCGCACTACAAGAAGAACTAGGCATTGCCGTCGACCAGGCTGAGTTTCAGGTGGGTGATACATCGCGAGTGCTCGAGCCGTCGAAGGCATTCCCGGGTCTCATGATCGACCGCGGGCTCACGTACGGGGTAATTATGATAGGCGAGCATGATTTTGTCGCCTATGGCTACAAGGAAGTTCAGCCGACAAAGACCGTGTATTTCGTGTGGGAACCAGTGGATGTTGGTATGTTCATCACTAGCGACGCTTTAAAGCCAAATTAAGCGGGATAAGAAGCACTATTCCGATACCTAATACCGCTAACCCATAGCTTAAATAGCCATTGGAATAGCCTTCACTGTGTATGAAATAGGCAAGTATGGTTACGGCAGCGACCTCGCTAAGTGGAGTGAAAAGACTGAGTGCAGACAGCATCGTTGATTTGTAGGTGTGCTCCATTGACGCCAACAACTTAGATTGCACGACAATGAGCCGTATACGATAATACGCAAGCAATACAACAGAAGCTGCCACAACCACAACTGGGTCGCGTGACCATCCCATGATGATAATCGGCAGGCAAGTAACAATGAGGTCGAATAGATAGAACGTGCGTGCACTCATCCGGTCGAACCAATGGGTAATGAATCCAAGACCGGCCCCGAGCAGGCTCGAGAGCGCC is part of the Candidatus Saccharibacteria bacterium genome and encodes:
- a CDS encoding prepilin-type N-terminal cleavage/methylation domain-containing protein, with the protein product MKRGHTTQPAFTIIELLIVIIIIAILAAITIVAFNGVQRRANTSSAQSSANSFAKKAHLYATEQGSYPAVSTTLTGAGAAGLSYYLTGVTVSGTAITTTAPATPSTHNYYRCGTAAAAAATSLATVTVVTGAQIRYYDYTNSNFATVNVGGTSGNSSAGYNITCYLST
- a CDS encoding ABC transporter ATP-binding protein, which produces MSTIINVKNLTKCYDDKPVVDGISFEVKKGEIFGILGPNGAGKTTTLEMMEALRPIDQGSVTIAGIDVASRPAEIKEIVGIQLQSTSFLDKLTLREQLRMFDSLYGTEANPDELLADVQLSDKAKSYVEQLSGGQQQRFSIAAALINQPKVLFLDEPTTGLDPQARRNLWELIQGIKKRGITVVLTTHYMEEAELLCDRLAIMDEGKIITIDTPKNLIKQLLRRGFTKPQTVQQANLEDVFIDLTGRAIRD
- a CDS encoding ABC transporter permease gives rise to the protein MKRYIQGVVGLFVAYQRRFYRDKTAMFFTFLFPLIFLFVFGSIFNNNDISFRVALINRSQNQFATDFVAKIKKDSSFKVSESITTFDDAKLRMSRGEIDTIIELPESFGAINPQQVPAGALKVYYQQGSEQSGQTVAAVMQQVLDGINRQLGRPDPALSVERVSTGAKGASSFDYTFSGLLGFTILSMGIFGLANSMPQEKQKGAFRRLRASPFRTSQLISANALHYLVVGVLSVALMVIIGVTVFHFQLRGSWLVFAVYTLVSVATMLGFGLLIGGWAKNENQSAPLSNLVSFPMMFLSGTFFPRFLFPEWLQGVTAYLPLTPVIEGLRRIMTEHATLIDVLPQFGLIVLWGIVIYFLAIRLFRWE